The Fibrobacterota bacterium genome includes a window with the following:
- a CDS encoding DUF4912 domain-containing protein, giving the protein MKSKLDKNSKLTSGKSKDASSGESAKSKSAKPLASAAPKKTKGKDESPALKASEAKSAKAAEAANASKGSKAKSAPKAESKPASSRGSVAKGASERPAAKAPTGKTAKAASDTELTLEEFSISLIKPGETRERVWRTKSFQQHPAQREFGFPDVAPELPGSYSEPKLVLMPKDPEYMFCYWELTPNLIGEKEREKMPAGNYRETLKINWESKSLFEPNFTFIPVFFWARKWYFGVPQVGQRYQVELGWLSDSGHFISIIRSNLSELPESWAATQKRLAEQNEVLAYSSQHTKIIGSSEHLVVEDIRSFVPEWNLSSESMSSSSWSRGAGDAPSQSATAQGIAGSNRPAGKAPKSKPANPKARLEVSGKVLPGTRVYLAGNSVPVDAQGFFKTEFPYQKDILNLEIASRSGASRSFTYDLKELVLT; this is encoded by the coding sequence ATGAAGAGCAAGCTGGATAAGAATTCAAAACTCACGTCCGGCAAATCCAAGGACGCCTCTTCGGGCGAATCCGCCAAGTCCAAATCCGCCAAGCCCTTGGCGTCGGCCGCACCCAAGAAGACTAAAGGCAAGGACGAATCCCCGGCTTTAAAAGCCTCCGAAGCCAAATCCGCAAAAGCCGCCGAAGCCGCGAACGCTTCCAAGGGAAGCAAGGCGAAGTCCGCGCCGAAAGCCGAAAGCAAGCCGGCCTCCTCCCGCGGGTCGGTGGCGAAAGGCGCCTCCGAGCGACCCGCCGCCAAAGCCCCAACCGGGAAAACCGCCAAGGCCGCTTCGGATACGGAACTGACGCTTGAGGAATTCTCCATCTCGCTGATCAAACCTGGCGAAACCCGCGAGCGCGTTTGGCGCACCAAATCCTTCCAGCAGCACCCCGCCCAACGCGAGTTCGGTTTCCCGGACGTAGCGCCCGAACTGCCGGGTAGCTACAGCGAACCGAAGTTGGTGCTGATGCCGAAGGATCCCGAGTACATGTTCTGCTATTGGGAATTGACTCCTAACCTTATCGGGGAGAAGGAAAGGGAGAAGATGCCCGCCGGCAATTACCGGGAGACGCTCAAGATCAATTGGGAATCGAAGTCGCTCTTCGAACCGAACTTCACCTTCATCCCGGTCTTCTTCTGGGCGCGTAAATGGTATTTCGGGGTCCCGCAGGTGGGGCAACGCTATCAGGTCGAATTAGGCTGGCTTTCGGATTCGGGGCATTTCATTTCCATCATCCGTTCCAACCTGTCCGAGCTGCCCGAAAGCTGGGCCGCCACCCAAAAGCGCCTGGCAGAACAGAACGAGGTATTGGCCTACTCGTCGCAGCATACCAAGATCATCGGCAGTTCGGAACATCTGGTGGTGGAGGACATCCGCTCTTTCGTACCCGAATGGAACCTGAGCTCGGAGAGCATGAGTTCTTCGTCCTGGTCCCGCGGAGCGGGCGACGCGCCCTCCCAGTCCGCTACCGCCCAAGGCATCGCGGGTTCAAACCGCCCGGCCGGAAAAGCCCCCAAGTCGAAGCCGGCCAATCCCAAGGCGCGCCTCGAAGTCTCGGGCAAGGTCTTGCCGGGTACCCGGGTCTATTTGGCGGGCAACTCAGTACCCGTCGATGCGCAAGGCTTCTTCAAAACGGAATTCCCCTACCAGAAGGACATACTCAATCTCGAGATCGCATCCAGGTCGGGGGCCAGCCGCTCCTTCACCTATGATCTCAAGGAGTTGGTCCTCACCTGA
- the thrC gene encoding threonine synthase → MSFTARFKGPATGNTFPLDQVIYRDSDGGLLEVEHDLDRLRQLSAEQWKHLFESRSGSHNWPYASGVWGKKEWVLPEIADEDIVSLNEGWTNLFFAKRLGEHLGLDDLWVKLCGNSHTGSFKDLGMTVLVSQVNHMRRKGVPIKAVACASTGDTSAALAAYCAAAGIPSVVFLPGKKISVAQLIQPISHGAIVLSLDTDFDGCMKIVQEVTEDKGLYLANSMNSLRIEGQKTISVELCQQFGWEAPDVIIIPGGNLGNVSALGRGFDMMLELGLIAKKPRLVVAQAANANPLYLAYKAGFGKLMPIQARKTEASAIQIGNPVSYERAVRALKKYDGQVYQVSEEQLANAAHLADRTGLYCDPHTGVAMGALLQMVEAKAVSRKDRIIVVSTAHGLKFSEFKTKYHKRELAGVDAKYANPIEELPADTDKVKAVLEKRFKSMV, encoded by the coding sequence ATGTCTTTCACCGCGCGCTTTAAAGGCCCCGCCACGGGCAATACCTTCCCTCTCGATCAAGTGATATACCGCGACAGCGACGGCGGCTTGTTGGAGGTCGAGCACGATCTGGATCGCCTGCGCCAGCTCTCCGCGGAGCAATGGAAACACCTCTTCGAATCGCGTAGCGGAAGCCATAATTGGCCGTACGCCTCCGGGGTTTGGGGCAAGAAGGAATGGGTGCTCCCGGAGATCGCCGACGAGGATATCGTTTCCTTGAACGAGGGCTGGACCAACCTGTTCTTCGCAAAGCGCTTGGGCGAGCACTTGGGCCTGGATGATTTGTGGGTCAAACTGTGCGGCAACAGCCATACGGGATCCTTCAAGGACCTGGGGATGACGGTGCTGGTTTCGCAGGTCAACCATATGCGCCGCAAAGGCGTGCCCATCAAGGCCGTGGCCTGCGCCTCCACGGGCGACACCTCGGCGGCGCTGGCCGCCTACTGCGCGGCCGCCGGCATCCCCTCGGTGGTATTCCTGCCGGGGAAGAAGATCAGCGTGGCCCAACTGATCCAGCCCATCTCCCACGGGGCTATCGTCCTTTCCCTCGACACCGATTTCGACGGCTGCATGAAGATCGTGCAGGAAGTGACCGAGGATAAGGGATTGTACTTGGCCAATTCCATGAACTCGCTCCGCATCGAAGGGCAGAAGACCATCAGCGTCGAGCTGTGCCAGCAATTCGGGTGGGAAGCGCCGGACGTCATCATAATCCCGGGCGGCAACCTCGGGAACGTCTCGGCGCTCGGCCGCGGCTTCGACATGATGCTGGAGCTGGGGCTCATCGCCAAGAAACCCCGCTTAGTGGTGGCGCAGGCGGCCAACGCCAATCCGCTTTACCTGGCTTACAAAGCCGGGTTCGGCAAATTGATGCCAATCCAGGCCCGCAAGACCGAGGCCTCGGCGATCCAAATCGGCAATCCGGTCAGCTACGAGCGCGCCGTGCGGGCCTTGAAGAAGTACGATGGGCAGGTTTACCAGGTAAGCGAAGAACAGCTCGCGAACGCGGCTCATCTGGCCGATCGTACCGGTCTCTACTGCGATCCGCATACGGGCGTGGCCATGGGCGCGCTTTTGCAGATGGTGGAAGCGAAGGCCGTGTCGCGCAAGGACCGCATCATCGTGGTGTCCACGGCCCACGGGCTTAAGTTCTCGGAATTCAAGACAAAGTACCACAAGCGCGAACTGGCCGGCGTGGATGCGAAGTACGCGAATCCGATCGAAGAGTTGCCGGCTGACACCGACAAAGTAAAGGCCGTACTGGAAAAGCGCTTCAAGTCGATGGTCTGA
- a CDS encoding sporulation protein, whose translation MGIDNIASVILEKLRGIAQTETVVGKPIVVDNTTLIPVSKVSVGFGLGANTGKSELSGTAGGLNVEPIAFIVISDGNARILSLTRDKDVFGKAVDLVPEVIALLKKDK comes from the coding sequence ATGGGAATAGACAATATCGCTTCGGTCATCCTCGAGAAGCTGCGCGGCATCGCGCAGACGGAAACGGTGGTCGGCAAGCCCATCGTGGTGGACAACACGACCTTGATCCCGGTCTCCAAGGTCTCGGTGGGTTTCGGTTTGGGCGCCAACACCGGCAAGTCCGAGCTCTCGGGCACCGCCGGCGGCCTCAACGTGGAGCCAATCGCCTTCATCGTCATCTCGGACGGGAACGCCCGCATCCTGAGCCTGACGCGGGACAAGGACGTGTTCGGGAAAGCGGTGGACCTGGTGCCGGAAGTGATCGCGCTGCTCAAGAAAGACAAGTAA
- a CDS encoding DegQ family serine endoprotease — MMTHPFPTPPQRLAACALLSLPLLLAGCKPMAEGGGKSSDSLAAAIAPLSKRDTTGPASAATPGPDRYGAFRSVFTDVARKVIPSVVSVSMERTVPVTQNPFEFFFDDPFFGGGGSDDGQRQQPRKQKESGLGSGFLIDEKGLILTNNHVVEDAQKLTVQLSDEREFDAEVVGTDKPSDLALIRIKHPPSGLVPLRFGDSDKLQIGEWVVAVGAPFGLYESVTTGIISAKGRQNTGISTYGNFLQTDAAINPGNSGGPLVNLDGEVVGINTAIYSQSGGYMGIGFAIPVNLAKSVETSLAKGGKVVRGWLGVSIQSVSRDMAEALGMKVPEGGTVHGALIGDVVPDSPADKAGLKRGDLVARMDGQEVRDANDLMNRVALLVPGAKVDLTVIRDGKERKIAVTVGKRDEEKIAKQENGLTPGAVTALGLEASDVNDETRKQYRIGKRVKEGAVVTRVDPDGPAAGAGVREGDVILEADRRKVASAADLDKAVSDEGKDGKVLLLINRRGDSFFAMARLR, encoded by the coding sequence ATGATGACCCATCCTTTCCCCACCCCGCCCCAACGCCTCGCCGCTTGCGCCTTACTCTCGCTGCCGTTGCTACTGGCGGGCTGCAAGCCCATGGCGGAGGGCGGCGGTAAATCCTCCGACTCCCTGGCGGCCGCCATCGCTCCCCTCTCCAAACGGGACACCACCGGGCCGGCTTCGGCCGCTACGCCCGGTCCGGATCGCTACGGCGCGTTCCGATCCGTGTTCACCGACGTGGCCCGCAAGGTGATCCCTTCCGTAGTGAGCGTATCCATGGAACGCACCGTGCCGGTCACCCAGAATCCCTTCGAATTCTTCTTCGATGATCCCTTCTTCGGGGGCGGCGGTTCGGACGACGGCCAGCGCCAGCAGCCGCGCAAGCAAAAGGAAAGCGGGCTGGGCTCGGGATTCCTCATCGACGAGAAGGGCCTGATCCTGACCAACAACCACGTGGTGGAAGACGCGCAGAAGCTCACCGTGCAATTGTCCGACGAGCGCGAGTTCGATGCCGAGGTGGTGGGCACCGACAAGCCCAGCGATCTCGCCCTCATCCGCATCAAGCACCCGCCATCCGGCCTGGTCCCCTTGCGCTTCGGCGATTCGGACAAGCTCCAGATCGGCGAATGGGTGGTGGCGGTGGGCGCGCCTTTCGGCCTCTATGAATCGGTGACCACGGGAATCATCTCGGCCAAGGGACGGCAGAACACGGGCATCAGCACCTACGGCAACTTCTTGCAGACGGACGCGGCCATCAATCCGGGCAATTCCGGCGGGCCCTTGGTGAACCTGGACGGCGAAGTGGTGGGCATCAATACCGCCATTTATTCACAGAGCGGCGGCTACATGGGGATCGGCTTCGCCATCCCGGTCAACTTGGCGAAGAGCGTCGAGACCAGCCTCGCCAAAGGCGGCAAGGTGGTGCGCGGCTGGTTGGGGGTGTCCATCCAATCGGTGTCCCGCGACATGGCCGAAGCCCTTGGGATGAAGGTGCCCGAAGGCGGTACCGTGCATGGGGCCTTGATCGGGGACGTGGTGCCCGACAGCCCCGCCGATAAGGCCGGCTTGAAGCGCGGCGATCTGGTGGCCCGCATGGACGGTCAGGAGGTTCGCGACGCCAACGACCTGATGAACCGGGTGGCATTGCTGGTGCCCGGAGCCAAGGTGGACCTGACGGTGATCCGCGATGGCAAGGAGAGGAAAATCGCGGTTACGGTCGGGAAGCGCGACGAGGAAAAGATCGCCAAGCAAGAGAACGGATTGACGCCGGGCGCGGTTACGGCCTTGGGATTGGAAGCCTCCGACGTGAACGATGAAACCCGCAAGCAATACCGCATCGGCAAGCGCGTCAAGGAGGGCGCGGTGGTGACCCGGGTCGATCCGGACGGGCCGGCCGCCGGAGCGGGCGTCCGGGAAGGGGATGTGATCCTGGAAGCCGATCGGCGCAAAGTGGCGTCCGCCGCGGATCTGGATAAGGCGGTATCCGATGAGGGCAAGGACGGGAAGGTTTTGCTGCTGATCAACCGCCGCGGCGATTCCTTCTTCGCCATGGCGCGCCTACGGTGA
- a CDS encoding PorT family protein: protein MRLLKSALLCLSVLVIPSVLPVHAVWGVGPLGGANISNADVDGRDAKSVTSWDFGARLQMGVAPILSLMLDPMLVQSRNDFNATTGTFEGRGNFVSLDVPTLLNARLTLLNLGVYGFIGPDFIFTTDANGNLESQGDLSRSDVNPVVLAGQVGAGMAFGVAPFIDLTADARYTHGFTDLINGARGDIRNWRNQDVRLNLGVLLHTPHMGALFGSGNAFRAQPIDDGKG, encoded by the coding sequence ATGCGTTTACTTAAATCCGCTCTGCTCTGCCTTTCCGTTCTGGTTATTCCCTCCGTGCTTCCCGTTCACGCCGTTTGGGGCGTGGGACCATTGGGCGGCGCCAACATATCCAACGCCGATGTCGACGGCCGCGATGCCAAATCGGTGACGAGCTGGGATTTCGGCGCGCGCCTGCAAATGGGCGTCGCCCCCATCCTCAGCCTTATGTTGGATCCGATGCTGGTACAATCCCGCAACGATTTCAACGCCACCACGGGAACCTTCGAGGGCCGGGGCAATTTCGTTTCCTTGGACGTTCCCACCTTGCTGAACGCCCGTCTTACCCTACTTAATCTCGGGGTATACGGATTCATCGGCCCGGATTTCATCTTTACCACCGATGCCAACGGCAATCTGGAGTCCCAAGGGGATCTCAGCCGTAGCGACGTGAATCCCGTGGTATTGGCCGGACAGGTCGGTGCCGGCATGGCTTTCGGGGTGGCGCCCTTCATCGATCTCACCGCCGACGCCCGCTACACCCATGGATTTACCGATTTGATCAACGGGGCCCGGGGCGATATCCGCAATTGGCGCAACCAGGACGTGCGCCTGAACCTGGGCGTGCTTTTGCATACGCCCCATATGGGGGCCCTGTTCGGGTCCGGGAACGCCTTCCGCGCCCAACCCATCGATGACGGGAAAGGGTGA
- a CDS encoding PBP1A family penicillin-binding protein, with protein MNPIRSVGSFLSEWFHHVKKDLGKSDYRRRVRIWFLVIGIFPVAGLLGMAGAMIYFSNRLPSLVSLERIEPNLITKVYDKDNHLIHEFYTQRRIWTPADKIPKAQKLAVFAIEDQKFYKHWGVDLAAYPSALLPALLGKRARGASTLTQQLAKNLFLTPERSIVRKLKEVLVAVQIERSYTKDEILEFYFNQVYLGSGAYGFAAAAQRYFSKPLDSLAINQYALLAGLLQRPESYRPDAYPDAARDRRNTVLGAMKSMGYITRTQYKDAYKSGLDVKMWQPPTEFAGYYVETVRQFMEKKWNEDFVYNQGVTVHTTLDSSLQAVAESSLVANLHRVRVRLRYRTARAYNIPGRLKLPMDTVIHNWETVYPHFDSLFLHEHDTTAAYQKQFPDSMRYVHAQSALLIVDNENGAIRAMIGGENFEKSKYNRALQAVRSPGSAFKPFVYATAVDNGASPGDILNDQPITIPDPMDSTKFWRPHNFDPGFDGKISMRRALYKSKNLPAIEVAMKYGLPTVVSYARKFGLTHNVLPVPSLGIGSCEATLLEMTSAYTAFPNGGVRPTPYFIDKIVDKTGQPIYANVPETHEVLRKEAAWIMTTMMRDVNIHGTAAAIWASGFNHPSGGKTGTTNDFNDAWYIGYTKRLTMGIWVGGDDHASMGPGHTGADDAVPVWISVMKRAEKGKTALPFPRPDGVVEATVCEVSGMLAQPFCKATNTDFYIAGHEPTEPCTPEMHNAHNAGEDMFTANEHKDRHAALAPPVPVEHGQTAAKKDQPKPKPPDPRMRKTF; from the coding sequence ATGAATCCGATCCGCTCCGTCGGATCTTTCCTGTCCGAATGGTTCCATCATGTCAAGAAGGACCTCGGCAAAAGCGACTATAGGCGCCGGGTCCGCATCTGGTTCCTGGTAATCGGGATTTTCCCCGTGGCCGGCCTGTTGGGTATGGCCGGGGCCATGATCTACTTTTCCAATCGTCTGCCCTCCCTCGTTTCCCTGGAGCGCATCGAACCGAACCTTATCACCAAGGTGTACGACAAGGATAACCACCTTATCCACGAGTTCTACACCCAGCGGCGCATCTGGACCCCGGCCGATAAGATCCCTAAGGCGCAGAAGCTGGCCGTCTTCGCCATCGAGGATCAGAAGTTCTACAAGCATTGGGGCGTCGATCTCGCCGCCTATCCTTCCGCGTTGCTCCCCGCCCTGCTCGGCAAAAGGGCGCGCGGGGCCTCGACCCTGACCCAGCAATTGGCGAAGAACCTGTTCCTCACTCCCGAGCGTTCCATCGTGCGCAAGCTGAAGGAAGTGCTGGTGGCGGTGCAGATCGAGCGCAGCTACACCAAGGACGAGATCCTCGAGTTCTACTTCAACCAGGTCTACCTGGGATCGGGCGCCTATGGCTTCGCGGCCGCGGCCCAGCGATACTTCTCCAAGCCTCTCGACTCCCTCGCCATCAACCAGTACGCGCTGCTCGCCGGACTCTTGCAGCGTCCCGAATCGTACCGCCCGGACGCCTATCCCGATGCCGCGCGCGATCGGCGCAATACCGTGCTCGGGGCCATGAAGTCCATGGGTTATATCACCCGCACCCAATACAAGGACGCCTACAAGTCCGGCCTGGACGTGAAGATGTGGCAGCCTCCCACCGAATTCGCCGGATATTACGTGGAGACGGTGCGGCAGTTCATGGAGAAGAAGTGGAACGAGGATTTCGTCTACAACCAAGGCGTTACGGTCCACACCACCCTCGATTCCTCCTTGCAAGCCGTCGCCGAATCGTCCCTGGTCGCGAACCTGCATAGGGTGCGCGTGCGCTTGCGCTATCGCACGGCGAGGGCCTATAACATCCCCGGCCGCCTGAAGCTTCCCATGGACACGGTCATCCATAACTGGGAAACGGTCTATCCCCATTTCGACTCGCTGTTCCTGCACGAGCACGACACGACGGCCGCCTACCAGAAGCAGTTCCCGGATTCCATGCGCTACGTGCATGCCCAATCGGCCCTATTGATCGTGGACAACGAGAACGGGGCCATACGCGCCATGATCGGCGGCGAGAATTTCGAGAAGTCGAAGTACAACCGCGCCCTGCAAGCCGTGCGTTCCCCGGGCTCGGCCTTCAAGCCCTTCGTCTACGCGACCGCCGTCGATAATGGGGCCAGCCCGGGCGATATCCTCAACGACCAGCCCATCACCATTCCCGATCCGATGGACTCGACCAAGTTCTGGCGGCCGCATAACTTCGATCCCGGCTTCGACGGCAAGATCAGCATGCGGCGGGCGCTGTATAAGTCCAAGAACCTGCCCGCCATCGAAGTGGCCATGAAATATGGTCTCCCGACGGTGGTCTCCTACGCCCGCAAATTCGGGCTCACCCATAACGTGTTGCCGGTGCCCTCCCTCGGCATCGGATCGTGCGAAGCCACGCTCCTGGAAATGACCTCCGCCTACACCGCCTTCCCCAACGGAGGCGTAAGGCCCACGCCGTACTTCATCGATAAGATCGTGGACAAGACCGGGCAGCCCATCTACGCCAACGTGCCCGAGACCCACGAGGTGCTGCGCAAGGAAGCCGCCTGGATCATGACCACCATGATGCGGGACGTGAACATCCACGGGACCGCCGCCGCCATATGGGCCAGCGGATTCAACCATCCCAGCGGCGGAAAGACCGGCACCACCAACGATTTCAACGATGCCTGGTACATCGGTTATACCAAACGCCTTACCATGGGCATCTGGGTCGGCGGAGACGATCACGCTTCCATGGGGCCGGGCCATACTGGTGCCGACGACGCGGTTCCGGTCTGGATCTCGGTGATGAAACGGGCCGAGAAGGGAAAGACGGCCCTGCCCTTCCCGCGGCCGGACGGCGTGGTGGAAGCCACGGTATGCGAGGTGAGCGGGATGTTGGCCCAGCCTTTCTGCAAGGCCACCAATACCGACTTCTACATAGCCGGACATGAGCCCACCGAGCCTTGCACCCCGGAAATGCACAATGCGCATAATGCCGGCGAGGACATGTTCACGGCCAACGAGCATAAGGACCGGCATGCCGCCCTGGCGCCTCCGGTCCCGGTCGAGCACGGCCAGACCGCCGCCAAGAAGGATCAGCCGAAGCCCAAGCCGCCTGATCCGCGCATGCGCAAGACTTTCTAG
- a CDS encoding PBP1A family penicillin-binding protein, with the protein MDISPISRRLRTLTRDREFRTWFRRIGIVLSIPAGLFALAVAWSWFTLPPLERLERMEPSLITRMYDKDSNVLREYYVERRVWTPLERVPPRQIQAVLAIEDRDFWTHGGVDLPAIGASLLSAVSGKRVRGASTLTQQLAKLVFLSPERSVTRKLREILLALRIESTYTKKEILELYLNQVYLGAGAYGFGAAAERYFSRPLDSLSLAQQATLAGMLQRPEYLRPDHHPQRALARRNLVLRQMAATDALPKAPADSAAAGPLALRMHEFEHVDGNASGYFVDAASREVDDRWGKGFLDSAGTSIRTTMDAKAQEIVETALREHLADIQARMDSEDPKHKSARRAQGAFVLIENATGAVRALAGGLDWKASEFNRATMAARSPGSAFKPFVYAAAVDKGLSPGGRVVDEPFSMPDPDDSTKLWRPHNLEYDFEGAMTWRRAFYRSRNIPAVRAALETGLDTVAAYAHRFGISRPMRAVPALALGGCDVSPLEMAAAFSVFPNGGLKMRPRFLEAVLDRRGEPISLAIPPPERVLGEASAWILSTMLRDVNIRGTAADVWAGGFYQPSGGKTGTSSDYCDAWYVGFTKRYTAAVWIGTDDHQPLGAGHAGTDDAMPLWADAMERLHHGMKVHVWEQDFPRPAGVADIALCKLTGKVAQPWCDSVAHDYRVAGLGPKLALCPREAHAAPKEDAAQPSAKAGGRKGGGFLEGLWKKIKRPF; encoded by the coding sequence TTGGACATTTCCCCCATAAGCCGACGGCTGCGCACCCTTACCCGCGATCGGGAATTCCGTACCTGGTTCCGCCGCATCGGCATCGTCCTTTCCATCCCCGCCGGCCTTTTCGCCTTGGCCGTGGCCTGGTCCTGGTTCACCTTGCCGCCCCTGGAACGCCTGGAACGGATGGAGCCCAGCCTGATCACGCGCATGTACGACAAGGATTCCAACGTGCTGCGGGAATACTACGTGGAGCGCCGGGTGTGGACGCCCCTGGAGCGCGTCCCGCCCCGGCAGATCCAGGCCGTACTGGCCATCGAGGACCGGGACTTCTGGACGCATGGCGGGGTCGACCTGCCGGCCATCGGCGCATCCCTGTTGTCGGCCGTCTCGGGAAAGCGGGTGCGCGGGGCCTCTACCCTGACGCAACAGTTGGCTAAGCTGGTTTTCCTCTCGCCGGAGCGGTCGGTAACCCGCAAGTTACGGGAAATCCTGCTGGCCCTGCGCATCGAGAGCACCTACACCAAGAAGGAAATCCTGGAGCTGTACCTCAACCAAGTCTACCTGGGCGCGGGCGCTTACGGATTCGGCGCCGCGGCCGAGCGTTATTTCTCCCGCCCCTTGGATTCCCTATCGCTCGCCCAACAGGCGACCCTGGCCGGCATGTTGCAACGGCCGGAATACCTGCGTCCCGACCATCATCCCCAGCGCGCTTTGGCCCGCCGCAACCTGGTCTTACGGCAAATGGCGGCCACCGACGCGTTGCCAAAGGCCCCGGCCGATTCCGCCGCGGCCGGGCCCCTGGCCCTGCGCATGCATGAATTCGAACACGTCGATGGCAACGCGTCCGGATATTTCGTGGATGCCGCAAGCCGCGAAGTGGACGATCGCTGGGGCAAGGGATTCCTGGACAGCGCCGGCACGAGCATCCGTACCACCATGGACGCCAAGGCCCAGGAGATCGTGGAGACCGCGCTACGCGAGCACCTGGCGGACATCCAGGCCCGCATGGACTCCGAGGACCCCAAGCATAAGTCCGCTCGCCGGGCGCAAGGGGCATTCGTTCTGATCGAGAATGCCACGGGCGCGGTGAGGGCTTTGGCGGGCGGCTTGGACTGGAAGGCGTCGGAGTTCAATCGCGCCACCATGGCGGCCCGCTCCCCGGGTTCGGCTTTCAAGCCCTTCGTCTATGCCGCCGCGGTGGACAAGGGCCTCAGCCCCGGCGGCCGCGTGGTCGATGAGCCCTTTTCCATGCCCGATCCCGACGATTCGACCAAGCTCTGGCGGCCGCACAACCTGGAGTACGACTTCGAAGGGGCGATGACCTGGCGCCGCGCCTTCTACCGCTCGCGCAACATCCCCGCGGTGCGGGCCGCCCTGGAAACCGGCCTGGATACCGTGGCCGCTTATGCCCATCGCTTCGGAATCTCCAGGCCCATGCGCGCCGTTCCCGCCCTGGCCCTGGGCGGTTGCGATGTCTCCCCGCTTGAAATGGCCGCGGCCTTCTCGGTGTTCCCCAACGGTGGCCTGAAGATGCGGCCCCGCTTTCTGGAGGCGGTGCTGGATCGGCGGGGAGAGCCCATCTCGCTCGCGATCCCGCCGCCCGAACGCGTCTTGGGCGAAGCCTCCGCCTGGATCCTGTCCACCATGCTTCGGGACGTGAACATCCGCGGGACGGCGGCGGACGTATGGGCGGGGGGATTCTACCAGCCTTCGGGCGGCAAGACGGGGACGAGCAGCGATTACTGCGATGCCTGGTACGTCGGCTTCACCAAACGCTATACCGCGGCGGTGTGGATCGGCACGGACGATCATCAGCCGCTGGGAGCCGGCCATGCGGGCACCGACGATGCCATGCCCCTTTGGGCCGATGCCATGGAGCGATTGCACCACGGGATGAAAGTCCACGTCTGGGAGCAGGACTTCCCGCGCCCGGCGGGCGTCGCGGATATCGCCTTATGCAAGCTGACGGGCAAGGTCGCGCAGCCCTGGTGCGATTCCGTGGCCCATGATTACCGGGTCGCGGGGCTAGGCCCCAAGTTGGCTTTGTGCCCGCGGGAAGCCCATGCCGCGCCTAAGGAGGACGCCGCCCAGCCTTCGGCCAAAGCCGGCGGACGCAAAGGCGGAGGATTCCTGGAAGGCTTGTGGAAGAAGATTAAGCGACCCTTCTAA
- a CDS encoding MBL fold metallo-hydrolase, with product MKLRFWGVRGSIPTPSEHTVRYGGNTSCVSVDLGGNVVIFDAGTGIRNLGISLLERKDVPKLDMFFSHVHWDHIQGFPFFGPGYRAGYRIGVYGRGKADNTLGEILAGQMEGPNFPVSLRQLGADFTYTDIVPGQAIDIQSLSGETVARVTCAQGCHPNGVLAYRLDDLRRKTSCVYATDTEHYPNRMDLALGDLAKGADLLIYDGMYTPEEYESKYKGWGHSTWEKGFELAQYAGVKKYLVFHHDPNHTDEFLEAYEAEVRDKCRAKNARVEVRFAREKMEIALE from the coding sequence ATGAAGTTGCGTTTTTGGGGCGTCCGCGGCAGCATCCCCACCCCTTCCGAGCATACCGTTCGCTATGGAGGCAATACTTCCTGCGTCTCGGTGGATTTGGGCGGCAACGTGGTCATCTTCGATGCGGGCACCGGCATCCGCAACTTGGGCATTTCCCTCTTGGAGCGCAAGGACGTCCCCAAATTGGACATGTTCTTCAGCCATGTCCATTGGGACCATATCCAGGGATTCCCCTTCTTCGGGCCGGGGTATCGCGCCGGTTACCGGATCGGCGTCTATGGCCGGGGCAAGGCGGACAACACTTTGGGGGAAATCCTCGCCGGCCAAATGGAAGGACCCAATTTCCCGGTTTCGCTCCGCCAACTGGGCGCCGATTTCACCTACACCGATATCGTACCCGGCCAAGCCATCGACATCCAATCCCTTTCCGGAGAAACGGTGGCCCGCGTGACATGCGCGCAAGGCTGCCATCCCAACGGGGTGCTGGCCTATCGCCTGGACGATCTGCGCAGGAAAACCTCCTGCGTGTACGCGACCGACACCGAGCATTATCCCAACCGCATGGATCTGGCCCTCGGGGATTTGGCCAAGGGCGCCGATCTGCTGATCTACGATGGCATGTATACGCCCGAGGAATACGAGTCCAAGTACAAGGGCTGGGGGCATTCCACCTGGGAAAAGGGATTCGAGCTGGCGCAGTACGCGGGCGTGAAGAAGTACCTCGTCTTCCACCACGATCCCAACCATACCGATGAATTCCTGGAAGCCTACGAAGCCGAGGTGCGCGATAAGTGCCGCGCCAAGAACGCGCGTGTGGAAGTGCGCTTCGCCCGCGAAAAGATGGAAATCGCCCTCGAGTAA